The Novipirellula aureliae sequence TTGCGTTTCCAACCTCGTTTTTTCCAACCTGCCATCCAACTACTGATGCCTTGGCCGACGTAGGTGCTGTCAGCATGTAGGGTGACTTCGCACGGTTCCTGGAGCGCTTCCAAGCCTCGGATCACGGCGGTCAACTCCATCTTGTTGTTGGTCGTATCGGGTTCCCCGTCGCTGCGCTCAAGTTCTTTGTCCGTTTTGGGGCAACGAAGAATAAAGGCCCATCCGCCTGGTCCGGGATTACCGCTGCAGGCACCATCGGTAAAAAGGTCAACTTGTTTCATGCTATCTATCGGTTATCGGTTATCGGTTTTGGGTTGTTCGGTGATCGAGCGTTTGGCGCCGGAGGTTGGCAACGGGGCAGGCGACAAGAGTGTTGAAGCGAGCAGGTTATCGTTAGCGATTTGCTCGTTCAGCCGCCAGGGCAATGTTACCCAAAAGGTGCTACCATGTCCGAGCTCGCTTTCAAAGTCAACTTCGCCACCGAGTAGTTTCGCCAACTCTTTGACGATCGATAAACCTAATCCAGTGCCTGAAAATTCGCGAGTCAGTCCTTCATTGTTTAGTACGTTTTGACTCTGACGAAATTTTTGGAAAATGATTGGTTGATCTTCTTCGGCGATTCCGACGCCGGTGTCTTTGACGAGTAAACGAAACTTTCCGTTTTGCTTGTCCTCGAC is a genomic window containing:
- the rnhA gene encoding ribonuclease HI, whose product is MKQVDLFTDGACSGNPGPGGWAFILRCPKTDKELERSDGEPDTTNNKMELTAVIRGLEALQEPCEVTLHADSTYVGQGISSWMAGWKKRGWKRKDGSKLVPIKNEELWRALDKLLQKHKIVFNHVKGHDGHVENERCDKLAVEAYQKYLHRPVK